In Bacillus cereus ATCC 14579, a single window of DNA contains:
- the cytK2 gene encoding beta-channel forming cytolysin CytK2: MKRSKTYLKCLALSAVFASSAVTLSTPATYAQTTSQVVTDIGQNAKTHTSYNTFNNDQADNMTMSLKVTFIDDPSADKQIAVINTTGSFLKANPTISDAPIDNYPIPGASATLRYPSQYDVAFNLQDNSARFFNVAPTNAVEETTVTSSVSYQLGGSVKASVTPNGPSGEAGATGQVTWSDSVSYKQTSYKTNLIDQTNKNVKWNVFFNGYNNQNWGIYTRDSYHSLYGNQLFMYSRTYLYESDAKGNLIPMDQLPALTNSGFSPGMIAVVISEKNTDQSNLQVAYTKHADDYQLRPGFTFGTANWVGNNVKDVDQKTFNKLFTLDWKNKKLVEKK, encoded by the coding sequence ATGAAACGTTCTAAAACCTACTTAAAATGTTTAGCATTATCCGCTGTTTTTGCTAGTAGTGCTGTAACTCTTTCAACACCTGCTACTTACGCTCAAACGACGTCACAAGTTGTAACAGATATCGGGCAAAATGCAAAAACACATACGAGCTATAATACATTTAATAATGATCAAGCTGATAATATGACAATGTCTTTAAAGGTAACTTTTATCGATGATCCAAGCGCTGATAAACAGATTGCCGTTATTAATACAACTGGTAGTTTTCTAAAAGCAAATCCTACTATAAGTGATGCACCTATTGATAACTACCCAATCCCTGGCGCTAGTGCAACATTACGTTATCCTTCACAATATGATGTTGCATTTAACCTTCAAGATAACAGCGCTCGTTTCTTTAACGTAGCGCCTACAAATGCTGTAGAAGAAACGACTGTAACATCTAGCGTATCTTATCAACTTGGTGGCTCTGTTAAAGCTTCTGTAACGCCTAATGGCCCTAGCGGTGAAGCTGGTGCAACTGGTCAAGTCACTTGGTCTGACTCTGTAAGCTATAAACAAACTAGTTATAAAACAAATTTAATTGACCAAACGAACAAAAACGTAAAATGGAACGTATTCTTTAACGGATATAACAATCAAAACTGGGGTATTTACACACGTGACTCCTATCATTCTTTATATGGAAACCAACTTTTCATGTACTCTCGCACATACCTATATGAATCTGATGCAAAAGGTAATTTAATACCAATGGATCAACTTCCAGCATTAACAAATAGCGGTTTCTCTCCTGGTATGATTGCTGTTGTTATCTCTGAAAAAAATACAGATCAATCTAACTTACAAGTCGCTTATACAAAACACGCCGATGACTACCAACTTCGTCCAGGCTTCACATTCGGAACTGCAAACTGGGTTGGAAACAACGTAAAAGACGTTGATCAAAAAACATTTAATAAATTGTTCACACTAGATTGGAAGAATAAGAAATTGGTAGAGAAAAAATAA
- a CDS encoding DUF6882 domain-containing protein → MAMADEQFENYLVMCYDKLESKQQKFISDYNIYNFDEYCYDQDPCILQFKKNGQVLLEFSVVFIGSWSGKSNSWMWSWANENVADYARSKSNCLKDLQKITGSEVFINPLFECDQEMAYELAAFSIEYLDAEGMYMAPGERSDVFMAVMSPHAL, encoded by the coding sequence TTGGCAATGGCGGATGAACAATTCGAGAATTATCTTGTTATGTGTTATGACAAATTAGAAAGTAAACAGCAAAAATTCATTTCGGATTATAATATCTATAACTTTGATGAGTATTGTTATGATCAAGATCCATGTATATTACAGTTTAAAAAAAATGGTCAAGTGTTACTTGAATTTAGTGTTGTTTTTATAGGGTCTTGGTCTGGAAAGAGTAACAGTTGGATGTGGTCTTGGGCTAATGAGAATGTGGCTGATTATGCAAGAAGTAAGTCTAACTGTTTGAAAGATTTACAAAAGATTACAGGAAGTGAGGTTTTTATAAATCCACTTTTTGAATGCGATCAAGAAATGGCGTATGAGCTAGCAGCCTTTTCCATTGAATATTTAGATGCAGAAGGAATGTATATGGCACCGGGTGAGAGAAGTGATGTGTTTATGGCTGTTATGTCACCGCATGCGTTGTGA
- a CDS encoding suppressor of fused domain protein, translating to MNFFRKNKLSDIQKKYYEHFGEPSQILEYTWGERGAKRVELDNTALKKGMLYVLEFPKNEDRPVWTYVTLGMSAEYMTNGAKGELIWLNANQNEKIIDLLAGLAHYPFIDETSFDYGDTISNADAESDFSMNVLLVSPAVIEAGESPELMEFFEEKELDLFWLLPIHQAEKEYMMEQGDGDISALFDLWLEKEIDTETFCDPHRLSTV from the coding sequence ATGAATTTTTTTCGAAAAAATAAATTAAGTGACATTCAGAAAAAATACTATGAACATTTTGGAGAGCCTAGTCAGATTCTTGAATATACCTGGGGTGAAAGAGGAGCTAAAAGAGTAGAATTAGATAATACCGCTCTAAAAAAAGGAATGCTATACGTTTTAGAATTCCCGAAAAATGAAGATAGGCCAGTATGGACATATGTGACATTAGGGATGTCAGCTGAATATATGACCAATGGTGCTAAAGGAGAATTAATTTGGTTAAATGCAAATCAAAATGAGAAAATAATTGATTTGCTTGCTGGATTAGCACATTATCCATTTATAGATGAAACCTCGTTTGATTATGGGGATACAATTTCTAATGCGGATGCTGAATCTGATTTTTCAATGAATGTGCTTTTAGTAAGCCCGGCAGTTATTGAGGCAGGAGAGTCTCCAGAGCTAATGGAGTTTTTTGAAGAAAAGGAGCTTGATTTATTTTGGTTATTACCTATTCATCAAGCAGAAAAAGAGTATATGATGGAACAAGGAGATGGAGATATTAGTGCGCTCTTTGACCTTTGGCTGGAAAAAGAGATTGATACAGAAACTTTCTGTGATCCACATCGTTTATCTACGGTTTGA
- a CDS encoding Imm44 family immunity protein, with protein sequence MRFFLSGELEGDIAEEFINIISEIGSDLEKLNSNNYGSEVEEIAIIPIVVNITPEYEDAGFHKERKLFKRKSKEADFRLRIDYEAFLSADYATREILIIENIIQSIRLLGEKATSDFNAIKLEQDILQVFDMKEGI encoded by the coding sequence ATGAGGTTTTTTTTGAGTGGTGAATTAGAAGGTGACATTGCTGAGGAATTTATAAATATAATTTCAGAAATCGGTAGTGACCTTGAAAAATTAAATAGTAATAATTATGGTAGCGAAGTAGAAGAAATAGCTATAATCCCTATAGTAGTTAACATAACTCCGGAATATGAAGATGCGGGTTTTCATAAAGAAAGAAAGCTCTTTAAAAGGAAGAGTAAAGAAGCAGATTTTAGATTAAGGATTGACTATGAAGCATTTTTATCTGCAGATTATGCTACGAGGGAAATATTGATAATTGAAAATATTATTCAATCTATTAGACTGTTAGGGGAAAAGGCTACGTCGGATTTTAATGCAATAAAGTTAGAGCAAGACATTTTACAAGTTTTTGATATGAAAGAGGGGATATAG
- the cysT gene encoding sulfate ABC transporter permease subunit CysT, producing MRKKRVLPRFGLSLGFTMLYMSLFILIPLSIVFIQTSQLGWKKFAGVITNERVLHSYQVSFTTSFAAAIVNAIFGLLIAWVLVRYKFPGKRLLDGLIDLPFALPTAVAGITLTTLYAENGWIGKIFSLFHIKVAFTPLGIIVALTFIGLPFVVRMVQPVLQNIDKEVEEAASSLGASRLQIFVKIILPEIFPALLAGFSLAFARALGEYGSVVFIAGNMPMKTEIAPLMIMTKLEQYDYAGATAVATVMLIISLLFLLLINMIQSWSRRHELKSE from the coding sequence ATGAGGAAGAAACGTGTTTTACCAAGGTTTGGATTATCGCTTGGATTTACAATGTTGTACATGAGTTTATTCATACTTATACCACTTTCTATCGTATTTATTCAAACTTCACAGTTAGGTTGGAAGAAGTTCGCTGGGGTTATAACGAACGAGCGTGTGTTGCATTCCTATCAAGTTAGTTTTACAACTTCATTTGCAGCTGCTATTGTAAATGCCATTTTCGGTTTATTAATAGCTTGGGTGCTCGTACGCTACAAATTTCCAGGGAAACGACTATTAGACGGACTCATTGATTTACCGTTTGCACTTCCGACAGCTGTAGCTGGTATTACACTTACAACGCTTTATGCGGAAAATGGATGGATTGGGAAAATATTTAGTCTGTTTCACATAAAAGTAGCTTTTACACCACTCGGAATTATCGTTGCGCTTACTTTTATCGGTTTACCATTTGTCGTTCGAATGGTGCAACCAGTGCTGCAAAATATTGATAAAGAAGTAGAAGAGGCAGCTTCGAGTTTAGGTGCATCCCGCTTGCAAATATTTGTGAAAATCATTTTACCAGAGATCTTTCCCGCTCTTCTTGCAGGTTTTTCACTCGCATTTGCAAGAGCATTAGGAGAATACGGATCTGTCGTTTTCATCGCAGGTAATATGCCGATGAAAACAGAAATTGCGCCACTGATGATTATGACGAAACTAGAACAATATGATTATGCAGGGGCAACAGCTGTAGCGACCGTGATGCTTATTATTTCTCTCCTTTTCCTTCTTCTTATTAATATGATTCAAAGCTGGAGTAGAAGGCATGAACTAAAAAGTGAATAG
- a CDS encoding internalin, giving the protein MFPIGEQPRILKDLAGINEDVQELAISGKTKNIELLGELKIRDLWIFTVNQTQFDKIMEYVNPEILYIDEMRVENLSKLQKMSNLRRLYLGWNPKNTDLWDLSYNNNLSYLLIQAFSKLEDLSPIKDGKKLEGLFLGGAIMKTLNVKTLDPIGDLVELNELTLMNIKVQDRSLEPLMNLKRLKKLNVSNQFPMEEYAKLSVVLQNTECEFFKPYVRMESTEGKDIMMIGRKRPFLNSKIDAEKIRKYEQEFKTVQEEFRDGMK; this is encoded by the coding sequence ATGTTTCCAATAGGTGAACAGCCACGCATTCTTAAAGATTTGGCTGGAATAAATGAAGATGTACAAGAGTTAGCTATTAGCGGTAAAACAAAGAATATAGAACTATTAGGAGAATTGAAAATTAGGGATTTATGGATTTTCACAGTAAATCAAACGCAGTTTGATAAAATTATGGAGTATGTTAATCCAGAGATACTCTATATCGATGAAATGAGGGTGGAGAATTTATCGAAACTACAAAAAATGTCTAATTTAAGAAGATTATATTTAGGTTGGAATCCTAAGAATACAGATTTATGGGATTTGAGTTATAATAACAACCTTTCTTATCTATTAATACAAGCTTTCTCTAAATTAGAAGATTTATCGCCAATAAAAGATGGAAAGAAGTTAGAAGGTCTTTTTTTGGGAGGAGCAATAATGAAAACTCTTAATGTAAAAACATTAGATCCAATCGGTGATTTAGTAGAATTAAATGAGTTAACTTTAATGAATATTAAAGTTCAAGATCGTTCTTTAGAGCCATTAATGAATTTGAAAAGACTTAAGAAATTAAATGTATCTAATCAATTCCCTATGGAAGAATACGCTAAATTATCGGTAGTATTACAAAATACAGAATGTGAATTTTTTAAACCATATGTACGTATGGAGTCCACAGAAGGAAAAGATATTATGATGATTGGTAGAAAAAGACCTTTCCTTAATTCGAAGATAGATGCTGAAAAAATAAGGAAATATGAGCAAGAATTTAAGACGGTGCAGGAAGAATTTAGAGATGGAATGAAATGA
- the cysW gene encoding sulfate ABC transporter permease subunit CysW produces the protein MEPTLLEKKIVKSVSAKKESKLVPGILITITVLFLSLFLLLPLITIFLKAFERGMDVYIAAITDQEAFSAIRLTLLVALIVVPLNTIFGVAAAWLITKFQFKGKQVLLSLIELPFAVSPVIAGLVFVLLFTPRGALGEWLLEHGVKLIFSVPGIIIATIFVTFPFVARELIPIMQAQGKSEEEAALSLGASGWKMFWRVTLPNIKWGLLYGMILCNARAIGEFGAVSVVSGHVRGITNTMPLHIEILYNEYQFSAAFAVATLMSLIAVFTLAIKNWIEWRMEKRQ, from the coding sequence ATGGAACCAACATTATTAGAAAAGAAAATAGTAAAAAGCGTATCAGCTAAAAAAGAATCTAAGCTTGTACCAGGCATATTAATTACGATTACAGTTTTATTTTTATCTCTCTTTCTATTACTGCCACTCATAACTATTTTTCTAAAAGCCTTTGAAAGAGGGATGGATGTATACATTGCCGCTATTACAGATCAAGAAGCATTTTCAGCAATTAGATTAACGCTTCTCGTTGCGTTAATCGTTGTGCCGCTTAATACGATATTTGGGGTAGCGGCCGCATGGCTTATTACAAAGTTTCAGTTTAAAGGAAAACAAGTATTACTCTCTCTTATTGAACTGCCGTTTGCTGTGTCACCAGTTATCGCAGGATTAGTATTCGTTTTACTTTTCACACCGAGGGGTGCTCTTGGCGAATGGTTACTTGAACATGGAGTGAAACTCATTTTCTCTGTACCAGGCATTATTATCGCAACAATCTTTGTAACCTTCCCGTTCGTTGCACGTGAATTAATTCCCATTATGCAGGCGCAAGGGAAAAGTGAAGAAGAGGCAGCTTTATCACTTGGCGCAAGTGGCTGGAAAATGTTTTGGCGCGTTACGCTTCCAAATATAAAATGGGGTCTTTTGTACGGCATGATTCTATGTAATGCCCGTGCTATCGGTGAGTTTGGAGCCGTTTCTGTCGTATCAGGTCACGTGCGCGGTATTACGAATACGATGCCGCTCCATATTGAAATTTTGTACAATGAATATCAATTTTCAGCAGCATTTGCAGTAGCGACGTTAATGTCATTAATTGCAGTGTTTACACTCGCTATAAAAAACTGGATTGAATGGCGAATGGAAAAACGACAATAA
- a CDS encoding DUF7660 family protein, translating to MDVYELISDVDSKEKLLEFLFHLQKDFKENQDEWENITLEDYLESMEAWVNDCEGSYQNRGEEMPKNISWGFIAQVLLAAAHYE from the coding sequence ATGGATGTTTATGAGTTAATTAGTGATGTAGATTCAAAAGAAAAATTATTAGAGTTTTTGTTTCATCTTCAAAAAGATTTCAAAGAAAATCAGGATGAGTGGGAGAATATAACATTAGAGGATTACTTAGAATCAATGGAAGCATGGGTAAATGATTGTGAGGGATCCTACCAAAACAGAGGTGAAGAGATGCCTAAAAATATATCATGGGGCTTTATTGCACAGGTGTTATTGGCGGCAGCTCACTATGAATAA
- a CDS encoding metallophosphoesterase translates to MKNLRYLNIFTILIIYTLLMFYIGWNGWVWLHAVFGWESWGYYAFIVAFISYAYILVQVFKFLPFLRTIGSIWFAVIQYALMLLPLADIMVFLLQFSVEKEAAIIWTGVAVIVAFIFIFAYGVFNAYSPVVRKYEVHIPKKVEGRKSLRIAMASDMHFGKLSGVSHLKRLVRHVNEMEPDIILLPGDIIDDHPGVFIQKNMGSIMKQMKAPLGVYGVLGNHEYYGRAVPEFLQEMDKIDIRILLDEVITIEDDFYLIGRRDKTERDRQSFEQLMSTVDKSMPVIAMDHQPFELKQAAAAGVDLLLSGHTHRGQMAPNHIVTRRMYELDWGYAQKGAFHAIVSSGFGFWGPPLRLGSRSEIVQVEVTFE, encoded by the coding sequence GTGAAGAATCTTCGTTATCTCAATATATTTACCATATTAATTATATACACACTACTTATGTTTTACATCGGCTGGAACGGATGGGTTTGGCTTCATGCGGTATTTGGCTGGGAATCTTGGGGATATTATGCTTTCATAGTCGCATTTATTTCATATGCGTACATTCTCGTGCAAGTGTTTAAGTTTTTGCCATTTCTGCGAACGATAGGTTCGATTTGGTTTGCGGTCATACAATATGCGCTTATGTTGTTGCCATTAGCTGATATTATGGTCTTTCTTTTACAGTTTTCAGTAGAGAAAGAAGCGGCAATTATTTGGACAGGGGTGGCTGTGATAGTTGCATTTATCTTTATCTTTGCGTATGGAGTATTTAATGCGTATAGTCCGGTAGTAAGAAAGTACGAGGTGCACATACCGAAAAAGGTAGAGGGGCGTAAAAGTTTACGCATTGCGATGGCTTCTGATATGCATTTCGGTAAACTGTCTGGCGTTTCGCATTTAAAAAGACTTGTTCGTCATGTAAATGAGATGGAACCTGATATTATTTTACTGCCAGGTGATATTATCGATGATCATCCAGGTGTGTTCATTCAAAAGAATATGGGATCGATCATGAAACAAATGAAAGCTCCATTAGGCGTATATGGCGTTTTAGGAAACCATGAATATTACGGCAGAGCAGTTCCAGAGTTTTTACAAGAGATGGATAAGATTGATATTCGTATTCTTTTAGATGAAGTAATTACAATTGAAGATGACTTTTATCTCATTGGAAGAAGAGATAAAACAGAGCGAGATCGCCAAAGCTTTGAACAATTAATGAGTACGGTAGATAAATCGATGCCTGTTATCGCAATGGATCACCAGCCATTTGAGTTGAAACAAGCAGCAGCGGCAGGTGTAGATTTATTATTATCCGGTCATACGCACCGCGGACAAATGGCGCCCAATCATATTGTAACGAGAAGAATGTACGAGCTAGACTGGGGATACGCACAAAAAGGCGCGTTCCACGCAATTGTTTCTTCTGGATTTGGATTTTGGGGACCACCGCTTAGACTTGGAAGTAGGTCGGAGATTGTGCAGGTAGAAGTTACATTTGAATAG
- a CDS encoding sulfate/molybdate ABC transporter ATP-binding protein — protein MSIQIQGVSKQYGTFQALTDIHLDIPKGELVALLGPSGSGKTTLLRIIAGLEEADGGSISFDGEDLTDIHVKNRQVGFVFQHYALFKHMNVFENVAFGLKVRKKSLRPSAEAIEEKVTELLKLVKMDGFAKRYPAQLSGGQRQRIALARALAVEPKILLLDEPFGALDAKVRKELRRWLRKLHDEFQITSVFVTHDQEEALDVADRIVVMNEGCIEQMGTPEEVYENPASPFVYDFLGNVNLFHGRVHKGKLNVGSVELEAPEHKHVSNVDGIAYVRPHDLSISHTKQSIDAIPAKVSYSHAVGNIVYVELKRDGTDEYLEAEITKEQFKQLNIQAGDFVYVQPKEVKVFIPEDFVI, from the coding sequence GTGAGTATTCAAATTCAAGGTGTATCAAAGCAATATGGTACATTTCAAGCACTAACAGACATTCATTTGGATATTCCAAAAGGCGAACTTGTTGCCTTATTAGGCCCATCAGGTTCTGGGAAAACGACGTTATTACGCATTATTGCAGGATTAGAAGAAGCGGATGGAGGCTCTATTTCATTTGATGGAGAAGATTTAACAGACATTCACGTGAAAAACAGGCAAGTCGGTTTCGTCTTTCAGCACTATGCGCTCTTTAAACATATGAATGTATTTGAGAATGTCGCTTTCGGTTTAAAAGTAAGAAAGAAAAGCTTAAGACCGTCAGCAGAAGCGATAGAAGAAAAGGTAACAGAATTATTAAAGCTCGTAAAAATGGATGGCTTTGCTAAACGTTATCCAGCGCAATTATCTGGTGGACAACGTCAACGTATTGCACTAGCCCGGGCACTTGCAGTCGAACCGAAAATTTTATTACTTGATGAACCGTTCGGTGCACTCGATGCAAAGGTGAGAAAAGAATTACGAAGATGGCTCCGAAAATTACATGACGAATTTCAAATTACGAGCGTATTCGTAACGCATGATCAAGAAGAAGCGTTAGACGTTGCAGACCGCATCGTTGTAATGAATGAAGGCTGCATTGAACAAATGGGAACACCGGAAGAAGTATATGAAAACCCAGCAAGTCCGTTTGTATATGACTTTTTAGGAAATGTAAATTTATTTCACGGGCGCGTTCATAAAGGAAAGCTAAATGTAGGGTCGGTCGAACTAGAAGCACCAGAGCATAAGCACGTTTCCAACGTAGACGGAATAGCCTACGTAAGGCCGCATGACTTATCAATCTCTCATACGAAACAAAGCATAGATGCAATCCCGGCAAAAGTATCTTATTCTCACGCAGTCGGAAATATCGTATATGTAGAATTAAAACGAGACGGAACAGATGAATATTTAGAAGCAGAAATTACGAAAGAACAGTTCAAGCAGCTGAACATTCAAGCGGGTGATTTCGTATACGTACAGCCGAAAGAAGTGAAAGTGTTTATTCCGGAGGATTTTGTAATTTAA
- a CDS encoding ribonuclease E inhibitor RraB has protein sequence MKFPKDEDGQVLNMLYKQGIDFNKKHIVDFFIAIPNQGNGEKIIGRLQELGLNYELDYNEEFEDWTCTCSKEMFLIYEDIVKMQKELSTLSDAFGGYTDGWGAFV, from the coding sequence ATGAAATTCCCAAAAGATGAAGATGGACAAGTATTAAATATGTTATACAAGCAAGGTATAGATTTTAATAAAAAACATATAGTAGATTTCTTTATTGCAATTCCTAATCAAGGTAATGGAGAAAAAATAATTGGCAGACTACAAGAGCTGGGCTTAAATTATGAATTAGATTATAATGAAGAATTTGAAGATTGGACATGTACTTGTTCTAAAGAAATGTTCTTAATTTATGAGGATATTGTAAAGATGCAAAAGGAATTGAGTACCCTAAGTGATGCGTTTGGTGGATATACAGATGGTTGGGGTGCATTTGTGTAA